In a single window of the Luteibaculum oceani genome:
- a CDS encoding SulP family inorganic anion transporter encodes MSYFKEDFKYDLTSSIVVFLVALPLCLGIALASEAPLISGLISGIIGGIIIGFFSKSSLSVSGPAAGLVVIVLDNVEALGGYEPFLVAVSLAGLLQLILGFAKAGIIGLYFPTSVIRGMLAAIGLILILKQIPHLVGFDSDAFGEMEFFQADGNNTFSAIIASLENFNNGSFVIGIICLGLLVLWESKYIKGVKALKQIPGSVLAVAIGLILNQIFISSGSALAIGKEHLVSIPILSGEGGLTAALKFPDFSAFSNYQTYVTTITLAIVASLETLLSIEAVDKLDPHKRHTPKNAELKAQGIGNFVSGLIGGLPITAVIVRSSANLDSGAKTKMSAIMHGIWLLLAVAFFPTFMNQIPLASLAAILIVVGWKLTKPSIYKKLLAVGQQQFIPFVVTILAILFTDLLIGIIIGLVVGIFYILRANYKVPYNYSTGEFKTDDGREAIKIELSEHVSFLNKARLQTTLDGLPNGCHVMIDGSRSKEIEFDAMEVIEEFRINAPERDIVVSVKDLPGGKGRMA; translated from the coding sequence ATGAGTTATTTCAAAGAAGATTTTAAGTACGACTTAACGTCGAGTATTGTAGTGTTTTTAGTGGCCTTGCCACTTTGTTTGGGAATTGCCTTAGCCTCTGAGGCCCCTTTAATTTCCGGTTTAATTTCTGGTATCATAGGAGGTATAATAATTGGTTTTTTCAGTAAGTCTAGTCTCTCTGTTTCCGGTCCGGCGGCAGGTTTAGTTGTAATTGTACTGGATAATGTAGAAGCTCTGGGAGGGTACGAACCCTTTTTGGTTGCGGTAAGTTTAGCTGGTTTATTACAACTGATTCTCGGTTTCGCAAAGGCTGGAATCATAGGGCTTTACTTTCCTACCTCTGTAATCCGAGGAATGCTTGCAGCTATTGGGTTAATTCTAATATTAAAGCAAATCCCTCATTTAGTTGGATTCGATAGCGATGCTTTCGGAGAAATGGAATTCTTCCAGGCCGACGGAAACAATACCTTTTCTGCGATTATAGCCAGTTTAGAAAACTTTAATAATGGAAGTTTTGTGATTGGTATAATCTGTCTTGGTCTGTTAGTGCTTTGGGAAAGTAAGTACATAAAGGGCGTTAAGGCTCTGAAACAAATCCCCGGTTCAGTATTAGCGGTAGCCATTGGTTTAATTTTAAATCAAATCTTTATAAGTTCTGGATCGGCATTAGCCATTGGAAAAGAGCATCTGGTGAGTATTCCTATTCTTTCTGGTGAAGGCGGATTAACTGCTGCTTTAAAGTTTCCGGATTTTTCAGCTTTTTCTAACTATCAAACCTATGTTACCACTATAACTTTGGCAATAGTTGCTAGTTTAGAAACCCTTTTGAGTATTGAAGCGGTAGATAAATTAGACCCGCATAAGAGACACACTCCTAAAAATGCCGAGTTAAAGGCGCAGGGTATTGGAAACTTTGTTTCTGGATTAATTGGAGGACTTCCTATTACTGCGGTAATTGTGCGTTCATCTGCTAACCTAGATTCGGGAGCCAAAACTAAAATGTCTGCTATAATGCACGGTATTTGGTTATTATTAGCGGTTGCATTTTTCCCAACTTTCATGAACCAAATTCCATTGGCCTCTTTGGCGGCAATATTAATTGTGGTTGGATGGAAATTAACCAAGCCGTCGATTTATAAAAAATTATTGGCAGTTGGTCAGCAACAGTTTATCCCATTTGTAGTTACCATTTTAGCTATTCTTTTTACCGATTTATTAATTGGTATTATCATCGGTTTGGTAGTTGGAATTTTCTACATCCTAAGAGCTAACTATAAAGTTCCTTATAATTATTCCACGGGTGAATTTAAAACTGATGATGGGAGAGAGGCTATTAAAATAGAGCTGAGTGAGCACGTTTCTTTCTTAAATAAAGCCAGATTGCAAACCACTTTAGATGGGCTTCCAAATGGCTGCCATGTAATGATAGACGGTTCTAGATCTAAGGAAATTGAGTTCGATGCCATGGAGGTTATCGAAGAGTTTAGAATAAATGCTCCTGAGCGAGATATTGTGGTAAGTGTTAAGGATCTTCCTGGTGGAAAAGGAAGAATGGCCTAA
- a CDS encoding heavy-metal-associated domain-containing protein: MKKWIKISLISSASIMIVLVAILAVHIYMVTGNGPKHPTANWQLGKIDFQEPLDSLQTVSAKKAIWSVAGVKQAVFHPEGKNVVFAINTNGDLTHDKVYEQFSTKIDFQAELFQPSGEQLAASCPVIDEESITYKLGSYFQNLFASK, translated from the coding sequence ATGAAAAAGTGGATTAAAATATCTCTGATTTCCTCAGCAAGCATAATGATAGTACTGGTTGCTATTTTGGCCGTACATATTTATATGGTTACGGGGAATGGTCCTAAGCATCCAACCGCTAATTGGCAATTGGGTAAAATAGATTTCCAGGAACCACTTGACTCTTTGCAAACCGTAAGTGCAAAAAAGGCCATTTGGTCTGTTGCGGGAGTAAAACAGGCGGTATTTCATCCAGAGGGAAAGAATGTAGTTTTTGCCATCAATACCAATGGGGATTTAACCCATGATAAAGTGTACGAACAATTCAGTACAAAAATCGATTTCCAGGCCGAGTTATTTCAACCTTCTGGTGAACAATTAGCTGCCAGTTGCCCTGTAATTGATGAAGAGTCGATTACCTATAAGTTGGGATCCTATTTCCAAAACCTTTTTGCATCCAAATAA
- a CDS encoding AI-2E family transporter — protein MDIKSVAAALLTTVVIVITLIYGQSLIIPFILSVLLWFIIKELREAAQEISWVKKHIPSGVLSVSACVLIGIVLTATGKILIHNIKNLSSSLPDYEKELQNIGLELEKYVGVDYKNTLSEYASSIDFAGIIELVINSLSDIISNAVLIILYLTFLLLEERVFQKKIKALYPEKEDYLRIKDILRKIDKSVGKYISLKTVVSLITGGLSYFALLFIGVDAAMFWAILIFLLNFIPNIGSLIGTLFPAFFALLQFNDLNQMFLVLGVVGAIQVIVGNVVEPKVMGDSLNLSALVVILSLTFWGAIWGVTGMILSVPITVGIVITCAAFPSTKKIAILLSENAEI, from the coding sequence ATGGATATTAAAAGTGTAGCTGCCGCTTTACTTACTACTGTAGTTATTGTAATCACCTTAATTTATGGTCAATCCTTAATTATCCCCTTCATTTTAAGCGTATTACTATGGTTTATCATTAAGGAACTGCGAGAAGCAGCGCAGGAAATTTCATGGGTCAAAAAACACATTCCATCTGGAGTATTAAGTGTTTCTGCCTGTGTGTTAATAGGAATTGTTTTAACCGCTACTGGTAAAATTCTAATCCACAATATTAAAAACCTGAGCTCTTCTTTACCTGATTACGAAAAGGAGTTACAGAATATTGGTTTAGAACTAGAAAAATACGTTGGGGTAGATTACAAAAACACACTTTCGGAATATGCCTCTTCAATTGACTTTGCTGGAATTATAGAGCTGGTGATTAATTCCCTTTCAGATATTATTAGCAATGCCGTTCTTATTATCCTATACCTAACTTTCCTTTTACTTGAGGAACGGGTATTTCAGAAGAAAATTAAGGCGCTTTACCCAGAAAAGGAGGATTATTTACGGATAAAAGACATTTTAAGGAAAATAGATAAATCGGTAGGAAAATACATCTCCCTTAAAACGGTGGTTAGTTTAATCACGGGTGGATTGAGTTATTTTGCCTTACTCTTTATTGGGGTAGACGCAGCAATGTTTTGGGCCATATTAATCTTTCTTCTCAATTTTATACCTAACATTGGATCTCTTATTGGTACGCTATTTCCAGCATTTTTTGCCTTACTGCAATTTAACGACCTCAATCAAATGTTTTTGGTGCTAGGTGTTGTTGGGGCTATTCAGGTGATTGTTGGTAACGTTGTGGAACCCAAAGTAATGGGCGACTCTTTAAATTTGAGTGCACTGGTGGTAATATTATCCTTAACTTTTTGGGGCGCAATTTGGGGAGTTACCGGAATGATACTAAGTGTACCGATAACCGTAGGGATTGTTATTACCTGTGCCGCATTTCCAAGTACCAAAAAAATTGCCATTTTACTATCTGAAAACGCCGAAATATAG
- a CDS encoding mechanosensitive ion channel family protein yields the protein METVTNWINDLKPLIVSYGTKILVAIIILWVGLKVAKMITKGFSKTLDKQDVAPSLKPFLTSVVSTLLKVLVFVSVLGTLGIEMTSFAAIIAAAGLAVGMALSGTLQNFAGGVIILLLKPFKVGDVIQAQGFMGTVSEIQVFYTLIKTFDNQVIILPNGKLSNESITNYSREETRRMVLTAGIGYDDDIDKAKKVLMDILTSEPRILKDPSPQVYVSELGDSSVNFTIKAWANSGDFWAVHYEMYEKIKKEFDANKIEMPYPQRDIHLFKES from the coding sequence ATGGAAACTGTTACAAACTGGATTAACGATTTAAAACCTCTCATAGTAAGCTACGGAACCAAAATTTTGGTTGCCATAATAATCCTTTGGGTAGGTTTAAAAGTTGCCAAAATGATTACCAAAGGATTCAGCAAAACCTTGGATAAGCAAGATGTAGCTCCTTCCCTAAAACCTTTTTTAACAAGTGTTGTTAGCACCCTATTAAAGGTATTAGTATTTGTATCGGTACTTGGAACCTTGGGGATAGAAATGACCTCCTTTGCAGCAATTATTGCAGCGGCCGGTTTGGCCGTTGGTATGGCCCTTTCCGGAACCCTTCAGAATTTTGCAGGCGGAGTTATTATATTACTTCTCAAGCCCTTTAAAGTTGGAGATGTAATTCAGGCTCAAGGCTTTATGGGTACCGTTAGTGAAATACAGGTATTTTACACGCTGATTAAAACCTTTGATAATCAGGTTATTATACTTCCCAATGGTAAACTTTCCAATGAATCGATAACCAATTACTCTAGAGAAGAAACCAGAAGAATGGTACTTACTGCAGGTATCGGATATGATGATGACATTGATAAAGCTAAAAAAGTATTGATGGATATATTAACTTCGGAGCCAAGAATATTGAAGGATCCGTCCCCCCAGGTATATGTATCCGAATTAGGTGACAGCTCAGTTAATTTTACCATAAAGGCTTGGGCTAATTCTGGAGACTTTTGGGCGGTACATTATGAGATGTACGAAAAAATTAAGAAGGAATTTGATGCAAATAAAATTGAAATGCCATATCCGCAGAGAGATATCCACCTATTTAAGGAGTCTTAG
- a CDS encoding mechanosensitive ion channel family protein: protein MKEPILVQSDTLFFISYSDSLIQLKDRALSINSKVDSLQRTEGFNPIKILISQSDSLTELKYVNYSFAVLYPDDTLGNHVSIDEMAMHLKSSMSPIANPSAQVNMDDLYETLKQFGIIVLIIILSYLIFRGVNLVYKWLEAKLRTDKLINLRPLHYKDVEVLNQERLFQLVSFFLKALRILVVIILVYLLIPTVFSFFPDTQEMAYKLFGYIFNPLNDFIKGFFNYFPELILIVLVIIGAKYLIRFLAFWRKEIEGERLVLKGFYAEWAKPTFNLLRFTIYLITIVFIIQHLPGSNTPIFLGVLSVLGLTLALSASKPLSNFVSGILITYMRAFRVGDRIRVDESSGVVVDKNLFITRIKTRSNEYITLPNSKMMDAHVINYSASEKELGLVVYCEFWLDARFHFRDIEKEIVEAALKAESIVDNPKPILLITEMDNGRVKYKISAYTQNAGKLERIKSSLYRQVQNTLEKLNIQY from the coding sequence GTGAAAGAACCAATTCTGGTTCAGAGCGATACGCTCTTTTTTATTAGCTATTCCGACTCTCTAATTCAACTCAAGGATAGAGCACTATCAATAAACTCCAAAGTAGATTCCCTACAAAGAACCGAAGGATTTAATCCAATTAAAATACTCATATCTCAATCAGATAGTCTTACCGAATTAAAATACGTAAACTACTCATTTGCTGTCCTTTACCCCGACGACACCTTAGGTAATCACGTAAGTATTGATGAAATGGCCATGCATTTAAAATCCAGCATGAGCCCCATTGCCAATCCTTCTGCTCAAGTTAATATGGATGACTTATATGAAACTTTGAAGCAATTTGGCATCATTGTATTAATCATTATTCTTAGTTACCTCATTTTCCGTGGGGTAAACCTTGTATATAAATGGCTTGAAGCAAAATTGCGAACTGATAAACTTATTAATCTAAGGCCTCTTCATTACAAAGATGTGGAGGTTCTAAACCAAGAACGCCTGTTTCAATTGGTTAGCTTTTTTCTCAAAGCCCTAAGGATACTGGTGGTAATTATTTTGGTTTATCTTCTTATCCCAACCGTTTTTAGCTTTTTTCCCGATACCCAAGAAATGGCGTATAAGCTATTTGGATACATTTTTAACCCATTAAACGATTTTATAAAGGGCTTTTTTAATTATTTCCCGGAGCTCATCCTTATCGTATTGGTGATCATAGGAGCTAAGTATCTCATTCGCTTCCTAGCATTTTGGAGAAAAGAAATTGAAGGTGAAAGATTGGTTCTTAAAGGCTTTTATGCTGAATGGGCCAAACCTACCTTTAACCTACTTCGCTTTACGATTTACTTGATCACCATTGTTTTTATTATCCAGCATTTACCTGGATCTAACACCCCAATTTTTCTGGGCGTACTTTCCGTACTGGGGCTCACCCTTGCTTTATCGGCTAGTAAACCTCTTTCCAACTTTGTTTCCGGAATATTAATCACCTACATGCGTGCATTTAGGGTTGGCGATAGAATTAGGGTGGATGAATCCTCTGGTGTTGTGGTAGATAAAAACCTGTTTATTACCAGAATTAAAACCCGATCTAACGAATACATCACCCTTCCCAACTCAAAAATGATGGATGCCCACGTTATTAACTATTCAGCTTCTGAAAAGGAATTGGGCTTGGTGGTGTACTGCGAGTTTTGGTTGGATGCCCGTTTCCATTTTCGGGACATAGAAAAAGAGATTGTGGAAGCTGCTTTAAAGGCAGAATCCATTGTAGATAACCCAAAGCCTATTCTCCTAATTACTGAAATGGACAATGGGCGTGTGAAATACAAGATTTCAGCTTATACCCAAAACGCGGGTAAATTAGAACGCATTAAGTCTAGCCTTTACCGTCAGGTACAAAACACCTTAGAAAAGCTAAATATTCAATATTAA
- a CDS encoding response regulator translates to MPLTRIMLVDDDNVVNLINRVLLNDFLPSADILTYNSSVDAIAFLKANSTKPEVLPQLILLDLNMPEMDGWEFCVAFEKIFQDDSEIIPDIKFLSTSSHPEDMVKSLRFKSVSEYLIKPLSVEEVERRFK, encoded by the coding sequence ATGCCTTTAACGAGGATAATGCTGGTAGATGATGACAATGTGGTGAACCTGATAAATAGGGTTTTACTCAATGATTTTCTGCCCAGTGCTGATATTCTTACTTATAATTCATCGGTGGATGCCATTGCATTTTTAAAGGCTAATTCCACTAAGCCTGAGGTTTTGCCACAACTTATATTGTTGGATCTTAATATGCCAGAAATGGATGGCTGGGAATTTTGTGTTGCCTTTGAAAAAATATTTCAGGATGACAGTGAGATTATACCAGATATAAAATTTTTATCCACTAGTTCCCATCCGGAGGATATGGTGAAATCCTTAAGATTTAAATCTGTTTCTGAGTACCTGATAAAACCGCTTTCTGTTGAAGAAGTTGAAAGAAGGTTTAAATAA
- a CDS encoding globin family protein produces the protein MKIRITKVAMALSLPAILLSSCAKEDEAPKTTNNNEPSIYADLGGSAMVDDPANPGNQIEQGYLTLRSVVDSTIFVIAGDAELNGYFAPLLAEVGSGELSGFASLSLSLTNFFAAATGGEFTYNGLNMVDAHKPSTNRRNEFLVNNAAFDAFVGAVVTGAGKNGVPANAPIIARLGALLETLREPIVQTTADISAQTDLYKRLGGNVMVDDPNNPGTKIEQGYLSLRSVVDSTIFVIAGDDRLNQEYFSVLLGEVGSGDLSGFSALSLSLTNFFATATGADNPATAYTGMDMVSAHDPSINARMGAAADDNAYNAFVEDVVIGAGKNGVEANSSIVADLGALLETLRGDIVQR, from the coding sequence ATGAAAATTAGAATTACCAAGGTTGCAATGGCATTAAGCTTGCCAGCGATCTTACTCTCCTCATGTGCAAAGGAAGACGAAGCTCCTAAGACCACCAACAACAACGAACCCTCTATTTATGCGGATTTAGGTGGTAGTGCAATGGTAGATGATCCAGCAAATCCTGGAAACCAGATAGAACAAGGTTATTTAACTCTAAGAAGTGTAGTAGACTCCACCATATTTGTCATTGCCGGAGATGCAGAATTAAACGGGTATTTCGCACCACTTTTAGCAGAGGTAGGATCAGGTGAATTATCTGGATTCGCTAGTTTGAGTTTAAGCCTAACTAACTTCTTTGCTGCTGCAACAGGTGGTGAATTCACCTATAACGGCTTAAACATGGTCGATGCGCACAAACCTTCTACCAATAGAAGAAATGAGTTTTTGGTGAATAATGCTGCTTTCGATGCATTTGTTGGAGCGGTTGTTACCGGTGCAGGTAAAAATGGTGTTCCAGCTAATGCTCCAATAATCGCTAGACTAGGTGCTTTATTGGAAACGCTTCGTGAACCTATTGTTCAGACCACTGCTGATATTTCTGCTCAAACTGATCTTTACAAAAGACTGGGTGGAAATGTAATGGTAGATGATCCGAACAACCCCGGAACAAAGATAGAACAGGGATATTTGAGTTTACGTAGTGTTGTTGATTCTACGATTTTCGTAATCGCTGGAGACGACAGATTAAATCAGGAGTATTTCTCGGTTCTACTTGGAGAAGTAGGATCTGGTGATTTATCTGGATTCAGTGCATTAAGCTTATCTCTTACCAACTTCTTTGCAACTGCAACGGGTGCAGATAATCCAGCGACTGCCTACACTGGTATGGATATGGTATCTGCGCACGATCCATCTATTAATGCTAGAATGGGTGCTGCTGCCGACGATAATGCATACAACGCCTTTGTAGAAGACGTTGTTATTGGTGCCGGTAAAAATGGGGTAGAAGCAAACAGCTCTATCGTAGCAGATTTAGGGGCATTACTAGAAACTCTAAGAGGAGATATCGTTCAGCGTTAA
- a CDS encoding sensor histidine kinase, producing the protein MLKTSQANKYSWISFFVLLFIHVLLVVGIFVGDLLIEEIPAISVLYTIAVFYCWVYKKRWITMVTALVCTLLILITVGLSINPLKPDDLDPISAVLSILPLWLITGLIMFSTKAMDALEMARINQHLKVRNKTIQFKKLEKEFHEMLDSMVKSSVMRLSKKGIVETWPKSAEVATGYKAEEIIGQSYEIFFPKGDRELQLPQKFLAHALFNNKSLAEGWIVTKAGGRFWAAASLFAMKDQLGYVSGFTLVVHDLSYRLKNEELKRQNAVLESRRKEMGQFVFVASHDLKEPLRNLKSIALTLDRKLDVAGKDPLIAQLISYLKSESERAEDLITGLTEYANPGWNQNVEQINLAEMVALVITQVNRQFHKTEVKVIGLDTLPHVEAPKAEIKTLFNQLITNAFKFGAVDNILTLSFSSKTLGDKWVIGISDNGQGIVEDAREKIFAPFQIANKSRKNKLGRGLGLAICKKIVENMFGEIWLDSTYNEGCKIVFSLPVNLKSIYAFNEDNAGR; encoded by the coding sequence ATGCTTAAAACCAGCCAAGCCAATAAATATTCGTGGATCTCATTTTTTGTGTTGCTCTTCATCCACGTTTTGCTTGTTGTTGGAATTTTTGTGGGAGACTTATTGATTGAAGAGATTCCCGCTATATCCGTACTGTACACAATCGCAGTATTCTATTGCTGGGTATATAAAAAGCGGTGGATTACCATGGTAACCGCATTGGTATGTACTCTTTTAATACTGATAACAGTTGGTTTGTCCATAAACCCATTAAAGCCTGATGATTTAGATCCCATATCAGCGGTACTCAGTATTCTTCCACTTTGGTTGATTACGGGTTTAATAATGTTCTCTACAAAGGCAATGGATGCTCTGGAGATGGCGAGAATAAACCAGCACCTCAAGGTTAGAAATAAAACCATACAGTTCAAAAAGTTAGAAAAGGAGTTTCACGAAATGTTAGATAGCATGGTGAAATCTTCTGTAATGCGCTTGAGCAAAAAGGGGATAGTAGAAACCTGGCCAAAAAGTGCTGAAGTAGCTACTGGCTACAAAGCCGAAGAGATTATAGGACAGTCATATGAAATATTTTTCCCAAAAGGTGACAGGGAACTTCAACTTCCTCAAAAGTTTTTGGCTCATGCTTTATTCAACAATAAATCTTTAGCAGAGGGGTGGATAGTTACCAAAGCAGGAGGTAGGTTTTGGGCTGCGGCGTCCTTATTTGCCATGAAAGATCAATTAGGCTATGTTTCGGGCTTTACCTTAGTTGTACACGACCTTAGTTATCGTTTAAAAAATGAGGAATTAAAAAGGCAAAATGCGGTTTTAGAATCTAGGCGAAAGGAGATGGGGCAGTTTGTATTTGTTGCGTCACATGATTTAAAAGAACCTCTTCGCAACCTTAAATCCATAGCCTTAACCTTGGACCGAAAGTTGGATGTTGCAGGTAAAGACCCCTTAATAGCGCAATTAATAAGCTACCTCAAGTCGGAATCGGAACGCGCAGAGGACTTAATAACAGGGCTTACGGAATACGCAAACCCAGGTTGGAACCAAAATGTAGAGCAAATAAATCTGGCTGAAATGGTTGCGCTGGTAATTACACAGGTGAATAGGCAATTTCATAAAACTGAGGTTAAAGTAATTGGCCTTGATACCTTACCTCATGTGGAGGCACCAAAGGCTGAAATTAAGACGTTATTCAATCAGCTTATTACCAATGCTTTCAAGTTTGGAGCTGTAGATAATATCTTAACCCTTTCATTTTCATCTAAAACCCTGGGTGATAAATGGGTAATTGGTATTTCGGATAATGGCCAGGGTATTGTAGAAGATGCAAGAGAAAAAATCTTTGCGCCTTTTCAAATTGCCAATAAATCTCGAAAAAACAAGTTGGGTAGAGGTTTGGGTTTAGCTATTTGTAAAAAAATAGTGGAAAATATGTTTGGGGAAATATGGCTGGACAGTACATACAATGAGGGGTGTAAAATAGTATTTAGCTTACCTGTAAATTTAAAATCGATTTATGCCTTTAACGAGGATAATGCTGGTAGATGA
- a CDS encoding DUF4465 domain-containing protein, giving the protein MKKVLLTLAVLLCSFWLIGQTISTFEDVLSGDSLLNGSESPLGTTYESGSAIFPNYYDTAWGGYWSNGFAITNISDSSTGDFSNLYGNITGSGYMSNSFAVAKHNSVIKIKGEAQNRTVKGFYLTNTTYAYHVVKDGNQFSKRFGGDTGNDPDYFRLVVKAYSQGILGADSVVAYLADYRFSDNQQDYILKDWEWVDLTNFGNADSILFTLETTDVGSFGPNTPYFFAIDDFTVENGSVGIFDKQDLTVNVYPNPAQDYILIEDGKNQPAFILNAEGKLVKNIATNRKEDVSTLQPGVYFVQLGTAVSKLVIQ; this is encoded by the coding sequence ATGAAAAAAGTACTACTTACTCTTGCTGTACTTCTGTGCTCATTTTGGCTAATTGGTCAAACCATCTCCACTTTCGAAGACGTTTTAAGTGGCGATTCTCTTTTAAATGGATCGGAATCTCCTCTGGGAACTACCTACGAATCTGGATCTGCCATATTTCCAAATTATTACGACACAGCCTGGGGCGGCTACTGGAGCAACGGATTTGCTATTACTAACATATCCGACTCCAGCACAGGTGATTTTTCAAATCTATATGGAAATATCACGGGTTCTGGGTACATGTCAAACAGCTTTGCTGTAGCTAAACACAACAGTGTAATTAAAATAAAAGGGGAAGCTCAAAACAGAACCGTAAAAGGCTTTTACCTTACCAACACAACCTATGCATACCACGTAGTTAAAGACGGAAACCAGTTTTCAAAGCGATTTGGAGGAGATACCGGAAACGATCCAGATTATTTCAGGTTAGTGGTTAAGGCATATTCTCAAGGAATTTTAGGTGCCGATTCGGTTGTGGCTTACCTAGCGGACTACCGTTTTTCTGATAACCAACAAGACTACATCCTAAAGGATTGGGAATGGGTAGATCTCACTAATTTCGGGAATGCAGATTCCATATTATTTACATTAGAAACAACCGACGTTGGATCCTTTGGTCCTAACACCCCTTACTTCTTTGCTATAGACGATTTTACCGTTGAAAATGGAAGCGTAGGAATTTTTGATAAGCAGGATTTGACTGTGAATGTCTATCCAAATCCAGCTCAGGATTATATTCTTATTGAAGACGGAAAAAACCAACCAGCCTTCATTCTTAACGCTGAAGGGAAATTGGTTAAAAACATTGCAACCAACAGAAAAGAAGATGTTTCAACCCTTCAGCCAGGTGTTTATTTTGTACAGCTAGGAACTGCGGTAAGTAAATTGGTTATTCAATAG
- a CDS encoding ion transporter, with protein sequence MSEQEGKSKFQRFIYIVIFGADTKLGKLFDIGLFIAILISVVVVMLESVSTISEKYHGVLYTIEWIITILFTLEYILRIWASEHKKKYIFSFFGLIDFFSILPTYLELFVSGAAAFAILRAVRLLRIFRVLKLVQFIGEASNLLRSLKASMNKITVFLSYVLISCTIIGATMYVIEGADSGFTSIPRSVYWAVVTLTTVGYGDISPVTPLGQFLAMILMILGYGVIAVPTGLVTADIVRQSQNQDARKLLRTCKGCATEIINPEAQYCHRCGKSLSDKK encoded by the coding sequence ATGAGCGAACAGGAAGGAAAATCAAAGTTTCAACGATTTATTTACATCGTAATATTTGGTGCTGACACTAAATTGGGTAAGCTTTTTGATATAGGGCTTTTCATCGCGATTTTAATATCTGTGGTCGTTGTTATGCTCGAGAGTGTTTCAACGATTTCAGAAAAGTATCACGGTGTACTGTACACAATCGAGTGGATAATCACCATTTTGTTTACCCTGGAATATATTCTTCGCATTTGGGCTAGCGAACACAAAAAGAAATACATCTTTTCCTTTTTCGGACTAATAGATTTCTTCTCCATCCTCCCCACCTATCTCGAATTGTTTGTATCTGGAGCTGCAGCATTCGCCATCCTACGCGCAGTAAGACTTTTAAGAATATTTCGCGTTCTTAAGTTGGTACAATTTATTGGAGAAGCTAGCAATCTTCTACGATCTCTAAAGGCTAGCATGAATAAAATAACCGTATTCCTCAGCTACGTCTTAATTAGTTGCACAATTATTGGCGCCACCATGTACGTAATTGAAGGTGCAGACAGTGGATTTACCAGTATTCCCAGGTCGGTATACTGGGCGGTAGTGACCTTAACCACCGTTGGATATGGCGATATATCCCCTGTTACTCCGCTTGGTCAGTTTTTAGCAATGATTTTAATGATTTTAGGTTACGGAGTAATTGCTGTTCCTACCGGCTTGGTGACTGCTGATATTGTAAGGCAAAGTCAAAATCAAGATGCTCGCAAATTGCTACGAACATGTAAGGGTTGTGCTACAGAAATTATAAATCCCGAAGCGCAATATTGCCATCGTTGTGGAAAATCACTTTCCGATAAGAAATAA